One genomic segment of Rhizorhabdus phycosphaerae includes these proteins:
- a CDS encoding DUF2312 domain-containing protein has product MAEADTTEDKGSIAAQELRLFVERVERLEEEKKGIADDIKDVMSEMKSRGYDTKIVRKLLAIRKKKKGEHEEEAMILETYMAALGML; this is encoded by the coding sequence ATGGCCGAAGCCGACACGACCGAAGACAAGGGCAGCATCGCGGCGCAGGAGCTGCGTCTGTTCGTCGAGCGGGTCGAGCGCCTCGAAGAGGAAAAGAAGGGCATCGCCGACGACATCAAGGACGTGATGTCGGAGATGAAGAGCCGCGGCTACGACACCAAGATCGTCCGCAAGCTGCTCGCCATCCGCAAGAAGAAGAAGGGCGAGCATGAGGAAGAGGCGATGATCCTCGAAACCTACATGGCTGCCTTGGGGATGCTATAA
- the panB gene encoding 3-methyl-2-oxobutanoate hydroxymethyltransferase, which yields MSTFQIDTATSRANPTPAPMKRLTVPAIRAAKGKQPLVMLTAYTIRMAQILDPHCDMLLVGDSLGQVLYGLPSSLPVSLDMMIAHGAAVVRGSYHSLVVVDMPFGSYEESPEQAFRSASRVLKETGAAAIKLEGGEAMAETIAFLSARGIPVIGHVGLTPQAVNALGGYGARGRSQEEYAKLIGDAKAVSEAGAFALVVEGVVEPLAVEMTRAIDIPTIGIGGSADCDGQVLVIDDMLGMFDRVPRFVKKYAQLATQIDAAVAEYAEDVRARRFPTAEQTYQPKA from the coding sequence ATGTCCACCTTCCAGATCGACACCGCCACCAGCCGCGCGAACCCGACGCCGGCGCCGATGAAGCGGCTCACCGTGCCCGCGATCCGCGCCGCCAAGGGCAAGCAGCCGCTGGTGATGCTGACCGCCTACACGATCCGCATGGCACAGATCCTCGATCCGCATTGCGACATGCTGCTGGTCGGCGACAGCCTGGGCCAGGTGCTCTACGGCCTGCCGTCGAGCCTGCCGGTCAGCCTCGACATGATGATCGCGCATGGCGCGGCGGTCGTGCGCGGCAGCTACCACAGCCTGGTCGTCGTCGACATGCCGTTCGGCTCCTATGAGGAAAGCCCCGAACAGGCGTTCCGCTCGGCCTCGCGGGTCCTCAAGGAAACGGGCGCGGCGGCGATCAAGCTCGAAGGCGGCGAGGCGATGGCCGAGACGATCGCCTTCCTCTCGGCGCGCGGTATTCCTGTGATCGGCCATGTCGGGCTCACCCCGCAGGCGGTCAACGCGCTCGGCGGTTATGGCGCCCGCGGGCGCAGCCAGGAAGAATATGCCAAGCTGATCGGCGACGCGAAGGCGGTGTCCGAGGCGGGGGCCTTCGCGCTGGTCGTCGAGGGGGTGGTAGAACCGCTGGCGGTCGAGATGACGCGTGCGATCGACATTCCCACGATCGGCATCGGCGGATCGGCCGACTGCGACGGCCAGGTACTGGTGATCGACGACATGCTGGGCATGTTCGATCGCGTGCCGCGCTTCGTGAAGAAATATGCGCAGCTCGCGACGCAGATCGACGCGGCCGTCGCCGAATATGCCGAGGATGTGCGCGCGCGGCGCTTTCCGACCGCCGAGCAGACCTATCAGCCCAAGGCCTGA
- a CDS encoding tetratricopeptide repeat protein, with protein MASLPPTEDAFVREVDEELRQEQLLKVWKHYGKLALIAVALFLAGLAAFLFWRGEQQKAAEKQGETMGALIADVQAARKTDAAKKADELIAGGGSGYRVSGLMTKAALAVDKGDTKGAAAIFAGIAADEDAAQPYRDIALIRQTLLEYDTLPPQQIIDRLKPLTIEGHPFFATAGEMTAIAMLQLNRTAEAGRLLAAVARDKEAPDTLRVRAARLATSLGVNVDEAAARATATAPADKD; from the coding sequence TTGGCCTCATTGCCGCCCACCGAGGACGCATTCGTCCGTGAAGTCGACGAAGAGCTTCGCCAGGAGCAGCTCCTCAAGGTCTGGAAACATTATGGCAAGCTGGCGCTGATCGCGGTCGCGCTGTTTCTCGCCGGGCTGGCGGCGTTCCTCTTCTGGCGCGGCGAGCAGCAGAAGGCCGCCGAAAAGCAGGGCGAGACGATGGGCGCGCTGATCGCCGACGTGCAGGCCGCGCGCAAGACCGATGCCGCCAAGAAGGCCGACGAGCTGATCGCCGGGGGAGGCTCGGGCTACCGCGTGTCGGGCCTGATGACCAAGGCCGCGCTGGCGGTCGACAAGGGCGATACCAAGGGCGCCGCCGCGATCTTTGCCGGCATCGCCGCCGACGAGGATGCCGCCCAGCCTTATCGCGACATCGCGCTGATCCGGCAGACACTCCTCGAATATGACACGCTGCCGCCGCAGCAGATCATCGACCGGCTCAAGCCCCTGACGATCGAGGGGCACCCCTTTTTCGCGACGGCGGGCGAGATGACCGCCATCGCCATGCTCCAGCTCAACCGCACCGCGGAGGCAGGGCGTCTGCTCGCCGCCGTGGCGCGCGACAAGGAAGCACCCGACACGCTGCGCGTCCGCGCCGCACGCCTCGCCACCAGCCTGGGCGTGAACGTCGACGAGGCCGCCGCACGGGCGACGGCGACCGCCCCCGCTGACAAGGATTGA
- a CDS encoding PQQ-binding-like beta-propeller repeat protein — MNRKLFAAAAGLAIMTTLGGCGIFGGGERKKPKTPVVGQRIAVLSSDTDIEADPTLGVVPVTVPGEQLNPEWPQPGGNAAKAIGHVSLGQQLSVAWSRKIAGSTSKARLAAGPVVGGGRVYVIDVDARIHAFDLKTGAAVWEAVLSDKNGNKASLFGGGVSYSNGKVYATNGVGDTGAFDAGTGSQLWKVHLGGPLRGAPSIGNDSVYVMSQDNQLYALKEANGETLWSASGSLENAGVFGAGAPAIGQGTVIAGFSSGELTAYRYENGRVVWQDSLSRTSINTSVASLVDIDASPVIDQGRAYAIGAGGRMIAMDILTGQRLWEVNVGGLETPVVAGEWIFLVTDDARLLCITRTGGRVRWQTQLPRWKNEKKKKQSVSWSGPVLAGGRLLLTNTLGQLVEVGVADGAVGRTIKLGDTIYAAPVVADNMLLVLTDKGRLVAYR, encoded by the coding sequence ATGAACCGGAAGCTTTTCGCCGCCGCCGCGGGGCTGGCGATCATGACGACCCTCGGCGGTTGCGGCATCTTCGGGGGCGGCGAGCGCAAGAAGCCCAAGACCCCGGTCGTGGGCCAGCGCATCGCGGTCCTGAGCTCGGACACCGACATCGAGGCCGATCCGACGCTGGGCGTGGTGCCGGTCACCGTGCCGGGCGAGCAGCTCAACCCCGAATGGCCGCAGCCGGGCGGCAACGCCGCCAAGGCGATCGGCCATGTTTCGCTGGGCCAGCAGCTCTCGGTGGCCTGGAGCCGCAAGATCGCCGGTTCGACGAGCAAGGCGCGCCTTGCGGCGGGTCCGGTGGTCGGCGGCGGCCGCGTCTATGTGATCGACGTGGACGCACGCATCCATGCCTTCGACCTGAAGACGGGGGCTGCGGTGTGGGAAGCGGTCCTGTCGGACAAGAACGGCAACAAGGCGTCGCTGTTCGGCGGCGGCGTCAGCTACAGCAACGGCAAGGTCTATGCGACCAACGGCGTCGGCGACACCGGGGCTTTCGACGCGGGGACCGGCAGCCAGCTGTGGAAGGTCCACCTGGGCGGGCCGCTGCGCGGCGCGCCGTCGATCGGCAACGACTCCGTCTATGTGATGAGCCAGGACAACCAGCTCTATGCGCTGAAGGAAGCCAATGGCGAGACGCTGTGGTCGGCCAGCGGCAGCCTGGAGAATGCCGGCGTGTTCGGCGCGGGTGCGCCCGCGATCGGTCAGGGCACCGTCATCGCCGGCTTCTCGTCGGGCGAGCTGACCGCCTATCGCTATGAGAATGGCCGTGTCGTGTGGCAGGATTCGCTGTCGCGCACGAGCATTAACACCTCGGTCGCGAGCCTGGTCGATATCGACGCCTCGCCTGTGATCGACCAGGGCCGCGCTTATGCGATCGGCGCCGGCGGCCGCATGATCGCGATGGACATCCTTACCGGCCAGCGGCTGTGGGAGGTCAATGTCGGCGGTCTTGAGACGCCGGTCGTCGCGGGCGAGTGGATCTTCCTCGTGACCGACGATGCGCGCCTGCTGTGCATCACCCGCACCGGTGGCCGCGTCCGTTGGCAGACCCAGCTGCCGCGCTGGAAGAACGAGAAGAAAAAGAAGCAGTCGGTCAGCTGGTCGGGGCCGGTGCTCGCAGGTGGTCGTCTGCTTCTCACCAACACGCTCGGCCAGCTGGTCGAGGTTGGCGTGGCCGACGGCGCGGTGGGCCGGACGATCAAGCTCGGCGACACCATCTATGCAGCACCCGTGGTGGCCGACAACATGCTTCTCGTCCTCACCGACAAGGGCCGGCTCGTCGCCTATCGCTGA
- the der gene encoding ribosome biogenesis GTPase Der, with protein MKHIPTVAIVGRPNVGKSTLFNRLVGKKLALVDDRPGVTRDRREGDASLLGMEFKIVDTAGFETDDPETLPGRMRAQTQAAVDEADVALFMIDARAGLTPLDEQIANWLRVSDTPVIVIANKAEGKAAEHGIYEAFGLGLGEPVPLSAEHGEGIVDLFDALRPHVEREDNDEFGVEEEESEDEEARGPLKLAIVGRPNAGKSTLINQILGEQRMITGPEAGITRDSIAIDWDWHAPDGEVRKIRLIDTAGMRKRAKVQDKLEKLSVADGLRAVDFAEVVVLLLDATLGLEAQDLRIADKVLQEGRALIIALSKWDVAVDPPSLFQGVRAALDEGLAQVKGLPLLTVSGATGRGVDQLLQVAHETREAWSMRVSTGRLNRWFEKAIEANPPPAPGGKRIKLRYLTQARTRPPSFILFGTRVDQLPESYRRYLVNGIRRELGFGAVPVRLTVRAPRNPFDT; from the coding sequence ATGAAACATATCCCCACCGTTGCCATCGTCGGCCGCCCGAACGTCGGCAAGTCGACGCTGTTCAATCGTCTTGTCGGCAAGAAGCTCGCCCTGGTCGATGATCGCCCGGGCGTGACGCGCGACCGTCGCGAGGGCGACGCGTCGCTGCTCGGCATGGAATTCAAGATCGTCGACACCGCCGGCTTCGAAACCGACGATCCCGAGACGCTGCCGGGCCGGATGCGGGCACAGACCCAGGCGGCGGTCGACGAAGCCGATGTCGCGCTGTTCATGATCGACGCCCGCGCCGGCCTGACCCCGCTCGACGAGCAGATCGCCAACTGGCTGCGCGTTTCCGACACGCCGGTGATCGTCATCGCCAACAAGGCCGAGGGCAAGGCCGCCGAACATGGCATCTATGAAGCCTTCGGCCTCGGCCTGGGTGAGCCGGTGCCGCTGTCGGCCGAGCATGGCGAGGGTATCGTCGACCTGTTCGATGCGTTGCGCCCGCATGTCGAGCGTGAGGACAATGACGAATTCGGCGTCGAGGAGGAGGAGTCCGAAGACGAGGAGGCACGCGGGCCGCTGAAGCTCGCGATCGTCGGGCGCCCCAATGCCGGCAAGTCGACGCTGATCAACCAGATCCTCGGCGAGCAGCGGATGATCACCGGCCCCGAGGCGGGCATCACGCGCGATTCGATCGCGATCGACTGGGACTGGCATGCGCCCGACGGCGAGGTCCGCAAGATCCGCCTGATCGACACCGCCGGCATGCGCAAGCGTGCCAAGGTGCAGGACAAGCTCGAGAAGCTGTCGGTGGCCGATGGCCTGCGCGCGGTCGACTTCGCCGAGGTCGTGGTCCTTCTCCTCGACGCGACCCTTGGGCTCGAGGCGCAGGATCTGCGCATTGCCGACAAGGTGTTGCAGGAGGGCCGGGCGCTGATCATCGCGCTCAGCAAATGGGACGTCGCGGTCGACCCGCCGTCGCTGTTCCAGGGGGTGCGCGCGGCGCTCGACGAGGGGCTGGCGCAGGTCAAGGGCCTGCCGCTGCTCACGGTGTCGGGCGCGACGGGCCGCGGCGTCGATCAGCTGCTGCAGGTGGCGCATGAAACGCGCGAGGCCTGGTCGATGCGCGTCTCAACCGGCCGGCTCAACCGCTGGTTCGAAAAGGCGATCGAGGCCAACCCGCCGCCTGCACCGGGCGGCAAGCGGATCAAGCTTCGCTATCTCACGCAGGCGCGCACGCGGCCGCCGAGTTTCATCCTGTTCGGGACGCGGGTCGACCAGCTTCCGGAGAGCTATCGCCGCTATCTCGTCAACGGCATAAGACGCGAACTCGGTTTTGGCGCCGTGCCGGTGCGGCTCACCGTCCGCGCACCGCGCAATCCCTTCGATACGTGA
- a CDS encoding sulfurtransferase TusA family protein, with protein sequence MTATRIDARGMRCPWPVVRLAKAVRDGASEVLILADDPIAPGEIAALAAARGWTVQPAEEDHGWHISVPAG encoded by the coding sequence GTGACTGCGACGCGCATCGACGCGCGCGGCATGCGGTGTCCGTGGCCCGTCGTCCGCCTGGCCAAGGCGGTGCGCGATGGCGCGTCCGAGGTGCTGATTCTTGCCGACGATCCGATCGCGCCCGGGGAGATCGCCGCGCTTGCGGCTGCGCGCGGATGGACCGTGCAGCCCGCCGAGGAAGATCATGGCTGGCACATATCGGTCCCGGCGGGCTGA
- a CDS encoding Hpt domain-containing protein has protein sequence MAHSGMRVVNWTTFGETRDLIGSDFPRILGYYREDAAKYVVAVEQAYRIRDAVAMVRPAHTLKGDSLQFGGEALGALAERIEQSARNSVEMQAPPEKLDDEILQLRPLLIETLAHFEREISRSAAPVVATGPFRRPAVAAGFGRKQA, from the coding sequence ATGGCTCATAGCGGCATGCGTGTGGTGAACTGGACGACGTTCGGTGAGACCCGCGATCTGATCGGCAGCGATTTTCCGAGAATCCTCGGCTATTATCGCGAGGATGCCGCCAAATATGTGGTGGCCGTGGAGCAGGCATACCGGATCCGCGACGCTGTCGCGATGGTGCGTCCGGCCCATACGCTCAAGGGCGATTCGCTTCAGTTCGGCGGGGAGGCGCTGGGGGCGCTGGCCGAGCGTATCGAGCAGAGCGCTCGAAACAGCGTCGAAATGCAGGCTCCGCCGGAAAAGTTGGACGATGAAATACTGCAGTTGCGGCCGCTGCTGATCGAGACGCTCGCCCATTTCGAGCGGGAGATCAGCCGTTCGGCCGCGCCGGTGGTGGCCACTGGGCCTTTCCGCCGTCCCGCCGTCGCCGCGGGATTTGGCCGCAAGCAAGCCTGA
- the bfr gene encoding bacterioferritin, with amino-acid sequence MKGDAKVIEFLNETLKNELTAINQYFLHYRMLEHWGVARLAKCEYEESIDEMKHADRLAERILFLDGLPNFQMLGRLRIGETVEEVLKADLALENDAIPQLKEAIVYCEQVRDFGTRDLLQSILDSEEEHVDMLEKQFEMIERMGIQNYIQLQSKPAHD; translated from the coding sequence ATGAAGGGTGACGCAAAGGTCATCGAATTTCTCAACGAGACGCTCAAGAACGAGCTGACCGCGATCAACCAATATTTCCTGCATTATCGAATGCTCGAACATTGGGGCGTCGCCCGGCTCGCCAAGTGCGAATATGAGGAATCGATCGACGAGATGAAGCATGCCGACCGGCTTGCGGAGCGCATCCTGTTCCTCGACGGCCTGCCGAACTTCCAGATGCTCGGCCGGCTCCGCATCGGCGAGACGGTGGAGGAGGTCCTCAAAGCCGACCTCGCCCTGGAGAACGACGCGATCCCGCAGCTGAAGGAAGCGATCGTCTATTGCGAACAGGTTCGCGACTTCGGCACGCGCGATCTGTTGCAGTCGATCCTCGATTCGGAAGAAGAGCATGTCGACATGCTCGAAAAGCAGTTCGAGATGATCGAGCGGATGGGCATCCAGAACTATATCCAGCTTCAGTCGAAGCCCGCGCACGACTGA
- a CDS encoding (2Fe-2S)-binding protein — MLVCICNAIRESDVRDAARKGASCPRSAYQTLGRRPRCGQCLPFARSIIEEESVGA; from the coding sequence ATGCTCGTTTGTATCTGCAACGCGATTCGTGAATCCGATGTTCGGGACGCTGCCCGCAAGGGCGCGAGCTGTCCGCGCAGTGCCTATCAGACGCTGGGTCGCCGCCCGCGCTGCGGCCAGTGCCTCCCCTTCGCCAGAAGCATCATCGAAGAAGAGTCGGTCGGCGCCTGA